In the Micromonospora narathiwatensis genome, one interval contains:
- a CDS encoding endo-1,4-beta-xylanase produces the protein MKLRRWLAAGAVAVATVAALNVTPATAGRPYDPAAQSLRDLAIRHGLYVGTAVDMAVLNDAADPRYRELTASEFSTVTAENVMKWESLEPTRGSYNWGPADELVAFARQHNQRVRGHVLVWQNQLPSWLTSGVENGSISKAELRQILRNHITNVVTHFKGRIWQWDVVNEAVSDPWDNPSTLHYKGFWAQHLGPDYIADAFRWARAADPKALLFYNDYNIEAFGSGNPANDKTQFVYDMARDLLAKRVPIDGVGSQGHLGTQYGNYDTLQVAAALKKFAGLGLATAFTEVDVRSQLTAGVQAGDSAEINPRLQASAANFSVLLRACLAERHCLSFTLWGFTDRHSWVPGWFSNPPEGLATVYDENYQPKRAYQEIKADLIFAGPPYVLPRAVQTPRR, from the coding sequence ATGAAGCTGAGACGCTGGCTCGCCGCCGGCGCGGTCGCCGTCGCGACCGTCGCCGCCCTCAACGTCACCCCCGCCACGGCGGGCCGCCCGTACGACCCCGCGGCCCAGAGCCTGCGCGACCTGGCCATCCGCCACGGCCTGTACGTGGGCACCGCGGTCGACATGGCCGTCCTCAACGACGCCGCGGACCCGCGCTACCGCGAGCTGACCGCGTCGGAGTTCTCCACCGTCACGGCGGAGAACGTGATGAAGTGGGAAAGCCTGGAGCCGACCCGCGGCAGCTACAACTGGGGGCCGGCCGACGAACTCGTCGCCTTCGCCCGCCAGCACAACCAGCGCGTACGAGGTCACGTGCTGGTCTGGCAGAACCAGCTGCCGAGCTGGTTGACCAGCGGGGTCGAGAACGGCTCCATCAGCAAGGCGGAGCTGCGCCAGATCCTGCGCAACCACATCACCAACGTGGTCACCCACTTCAAGGGCCGCATCTGGCAGTGGGACGTCGTCAACGAGGCGGTCAGTGACCCCTGGGACAACCCGTCGACCCTGCACTACAAGGGCTTCTGGGCCCAGCACCTCGGGCCGGACTACATCGCCGACGCCTTCCGTTGGGCCCGTGCCGCCGACCCGAAGGCGCTGCTGTTCTACAACGACTACAACATCGAGGCCTTCGGCTCCGGCAACCCGGCCAACGACAAGACCCAGTTCGTGTACGACATGGCCCGCGACCTGCTGGCCAAGCGCGTGCCGATCGACGGTGTCGGCAGCCAGGGCCACCTCGGCACCCAGTACGGCAACTACGACACCCTCCAGGTGGCCGCGGCGCTGAAGAAGTTCGCGGGGCTGGGTCTGGCCACCGCGTTCACCGAGGTCGACGTGCGCAGCCAGCTCACCGCGGGGGTCCAGGCGGGCGACTCCGCCGAGATCAACCCCCGGCTGCAGGCGTCCGCGGCGAACTTCAGCGTCCTGCTGCGGGCCTGTCTGGCCGAACGGCACTGCCTGTCGTTCACCCTCTGGGGCTTCACCGACCGGCACTCGTGGGTGCCGGGCTGGTTCTCCAACCCGCCGGAGGGCCTGGCCACGGTGTACGACGAGAACTACCAGCCGAAGCGGGCGTACCAGGAGATCAAGGCCGACCTGATCTTCGCCGGGCCGCCCTACGTGCTGCCCCGGGCGGTGCAGACGCCCCGCCGGTAG
- a CDS encoding endo-1,4-beta-xylanase, with translation MDKVLARGSGSSVARPRARTALATAVAGAAVIAGTVAVASSASAGTTLGASAAESGRYFGTAVAANKLSDSTYVGILNREFNMATPENEMKWDATEPSQGQFNYSNADRIVNHAQANGMRVRGHALAWHSQQPGWAQNLSGTALRQAMTNHVTQVATYYKGKIYAWDVVNEAFADGGTGARRDSNLQRTGNDWIEVAFRAARAADPGAKLCYNDYNTDGQNAKSNAVYAMVQDFKSRGVPIDCVGFQSHFNSASPVPSDYQANLQRFANLGVDVQITELDIEGSGTAQADNYNRVVRACLAVSRCTGITVWGIRDSDSWRASGTPLLFDGSGNKKAAYTSTLNALNGGGTTPPPTTAPPTTAPPTTAPPTTAPPTTPPPSGTGCTATLSNNQWQGGFVTNVTVRAGTNPVNGWAVTLTLPGGSIITNTWSAQPSGTSGTVTFRNVDYNRTIAAGQSTEFGFQGNGTAPTGTATCSAS, from the coding sequence ATGGACAAGGTGCTAGCCCGCGGCAGCGGGAGCTCGGTGGCCCGGCCACGCGCGCGTACCGCCCTCGCGACGGCGGTGGCCGGTGCGGCGGTGATCGCCGGGACGGTGGCGGTCGCGTCCAGCGCCAGCGCCGGCACGACCCTGGGTGCCTCGGCGGCGGAGTCGGGCCGCTACTTCGGCACGGCGGTGGCGGCGAACAAGCTGTCCGACAGCACGTACGTCGGCATCCTGAACCGCGAGTTCAACATGGCCACCCCCGAGAACGAGATGAAGTGGGACGCCACCGAGCCGTCCCAGGGGCAGTTCAACTACAGCAACGCCGACCGGATCGTCAACCACGCGCAGGCCAACGGGATGCGCGTACGCGGGCACGCGTTGGCCTGGCACTCGCAGCAGCCCGGCTGGGCGCAGAACCTCAGCGGCACCGCGCTGCGTCAGGCGATGACCAACCACGTCACCCAGGTGGCCACGTACTACAAGGGCAAGATCTACGCCTGGGACGTGGTGAACGAGGCGTTCGCCGACGGCGGCACCGGCGCCCGCCGCGACTCGAACCTCCAGCGCACCGGCAACGACTGGATCGAGGTGGCCTTCCGGGCCGCCCGGGCCGCCGACCCCGGCGCCAAGCTCTGCTACAACGACTACAACACCGACGGGCAGAACGCGAAGTCCAACGCCGTCTACGCGATGGTGCAGGACTTCAAGTCCCGGGGCGTGCCGATCGACTGCGTCGGCTTCCAGTCCCACTTCAACAGCGCCTCGCCGGTGCCCAGCGACTACCAGGCCAACCTGCAGCGGTTCGCCAACCTCGGCGTCGACGTGCAGATCACCGAGCTGGACATCGAGGGCTCCGGCACCGCCCAGGCCGACAACTACAACCGGGTCGTCCGGGCCTGCCTGGCCGTGTCCCGCTGCACCGGCATCACCGTCTGGGGCATCCGTGACTCCGACTCGTGGCGGGCCAGCGGCACCCCGCTGCTCTTCGACGGTAGCGGCAACAAGAAGGCCGCGTACACCTCGACCCTGAACGCCCTGAACGGCGGCGGCACCACGCCGCCGCCCACCACCGCTCCCCCGACCACCGCTCCCCCGACCACCGCTCCGCCGACGACGGCCCCGCCGACCACCCCGCCGCCGTCGGGCACCGGCTGCACCGCGACCCTGTCCAACAACCAGTGGCAGGGCGGCTTCGTCACCAACGTCACCGTCCGGGCCGGCACGAACCCGGTCAACGGGTGGGCCGTCACGCTCACCCTGCCGGGCGGCTCGATCATCACCAACACCTGGAGCGCCCAGCCCAGCGGCACCAGCGGCACCGTGACGTTCCGCAACGTCGACTACAACCGCACCATCGCTGCCGGCCAGTCGACCGAGTTCGGCTTCCAGGGCAACGGCACCGCACCCACCGGCACCGCCACCTGCAGCGCGAGCTGA